DNA from Gramella sp. MAR_2010_147:
ACCGTACTTCAATACTTTACCCATATTTGTCTCATGGTATTCAATAAGCTGATACAGAGTTTTATTTTGCTGATCGGTCCCCAGAAATCTGGACTTAACTAAATCTACTGTAATTACTTTGTCTTCTATTTGTAAAGCATCATGGATTTTAAATAACTGACTTCTGGTTTCGTTGATCTTCTTATTAATCTGAAAACTTTCCGGACTGTTTCCTATCATTTTGGAAGAAGCCTGATTCCATTTATCTATAGGAATGATTCTCTTTAAACTAATTTCAAGCTTTTTACCATTGATGGTAATTCGGGCATAGAGGATAGCTGATTCAGGTTGATTTTTCTTTTTGCGGGTGAAAAAAGAAATAGAAAAGGTTTGAGTAGTACGCATAACGATTTGACTTTAATGAAACAAAAATTGCGGGTACGAAAGTCAAATCAACAATACGCGGATGGGATCATCCAACTTCTATCAAGATACAAAAAATAAGGTCACGATTGACTCACGATCAACTCATAAACTCACTAAAAACTCACATTTTATTTATCTAAAATTATGTTAAATTTGTCAATAAAAAAAGGGTAACTACATGATTTGCATATAATTACCCTAATATCTGCTTCTTAATAATATGTTAAAAAGTCGGGATGACAGGATTTGAACCTGCGACCCCACGCCCCCCAGGCGTATACGCTACCAGACTGCGCCACATCCCGAATTAAGATTGCAAATTAAACAGCTTTACTTCAATTATCAAAAGAAAATCCCATGAAGAATCAAGAAAAATGTTCCATAAAGTGATCTGGATGCGCCCCGGTACGGGTATTATCTTCTAACGAATCTATAGATTTCAGCTCATCTTCAGTGAGTTCAAAATCAAAAATTGCAGCATTTTCAATAATTCTATTTTTATGCACACTCTTAGGTATTGTTGCTACTCCCTTATGCAGATCCCAGCGAAGTACTATTTGTGCTATAGATTTCTTATACTTTTCAGCAATCTCCTTAATCAAGGCATTATCAAGGATCTCACCGCGCATTAAAGGCGACCAGGCCTGGTACTGAATATTGTTTTCCTGACAATAATTTACGACATCCTGCTGTATGAGTTTTGGATGAAATTCATTCTGAAGAACCATTGGCTGCACACCTCCTACTTTTTTAATGTCTTCTAATTGATGAATTAAACAATTACTGACTCCTATCGCTTTTAGTTTTCCTTCTTCATAAAGTTCTTGCATCACTTTCCAGCTTTCCAGATATTTTCCAGGAACAGGCCAGTGAATAAGGTATAAATCAAGATAATCCATCCCCAGATTTTTGAGACTCGTTTCAAATGCTTTTCTGGTTGATTGAGCTCCCTGATCTTCTATCCAAATTTTGGAAGTCACAAAGATATCTTCTCTTGGGATATCACTCTCCCGAATTGCCTTTCCTACTCCTTCTTCATTAGCATAGAATGCAGCAGTATCTATAAGTCTGTATCCTGCACTTAATGCACATTTTATAGCTGAATTAATTTCTTTTCCGCTTTCCGCCTTATAAACACCCAAACCCAGGTAAGGCATTTGAAGTCCATTGGCAAGTTTTGTTTTCCCGTCTATGTTAGCTAAATTCATACTATTACTTTCTCATGTTCCTTAAATAACTCTTTTAGTTTACAGAAATAGCATTAGCCTTCAAAAATTCCCTAACCTCTTTTAAATAATTTCTGGCTGATCTAACCAACCATAATGGCCACAGTCTTCCATCTTTATCAATTGAGAATTTGGCAAAATTTGATGTGCCTTTTCCGCAACCGCAACGGGAACCACATCCTGTAACCCATGAAGAATCAAAACCTTATTCTGAAAATTTTTCATCTCAGCAGTTTTGTCAAAATTATCTAATCTCATTTGGTCCCAGATCAACCTGTTTAGATCCCGGTTCACCTGCATTAATCTTTCTGCTATGGCCTCTTCATGTTCATCTCCATTTAAATAAGCTTTCGCCATAAAATAAGCTCTCTTTTTCTCAAATCGAGGATTTCCCGGGGTGGTTTGCATCATCGCGAAATAATGTACCAGGCTGTCACTTTCAGCCTCGGTAAGCCTATTCATAACGTTGAAGCTACCAACATTTCTTAAACTCATTCCTCCACTATGAGACTGGATCATAGCCTTTACCTTTGCAGGGTATTTTGCTGCATATGCGTAGGCTAACATTCCTCCAAACGAATGCCCAAGGATGATCCATTGGTCATAACCTAAATTTTTTCTTAGAGTCTCGATATCTTCCACCATAAGATCAATGCTTATATTAGAAGCATTCAATTCTTTCAAGACAGATTTTCCAGTACCTCTTTGATCATAAATGATAGTGGTATTATTTCCAGAGATCATTTCTGCTAAAGGCGCAAATCCATTACTATTCATTCCCGGACCACCATTGATAATTAATACAGGATCTCCACTCCCGAACTTTTGATAAGCGATTTCACCATATTCTGTGGGTACTGTACCCTTTGTTTGTGAAAATAAAAACAAGGGAAAAAGAATAATAATAATGTTTCTAAAATTCATGATATCGGGAGTATGTTCTATTCAAATTTACTTCAAAATAGAATAACAGGATTATTTTAAGATTGTTGCGATTTTGAGACCTTAAAGCCTTTTCTTGTCATATTTCCCCATCCGGAGGTGATATCAAATAGCTTTTTATAATATCCTTTTATTTGGCCGAACAATAATATAGGATGATATAAAAAAGGTTCCAGATAGGCCGCAAGCAGCAATTCTACTATTTGTTTTGGTCTTGTATAGTGATTAAAACTCTTTATGTACATAAAAATAGCGATCGTAGAAAACACACAACCTACAAGATAGGCCGCAAAAAATAATAATATCGCAAAAGACCAGTTGATCCATCCAAAAAAGGTAAAGGCGATCATACAAATTACCCCCATAAACTCTACGATTGGCGCTCCAAATTCAAAAATTAGCCAGTACGGGTAGTATAAAAAACCCATTTTCCGATATTTTTTATTGAAAAGCAGGTCTTTATGAAGGCTCATGGTTTCCCATAAACCACGTGCCCATCGATCCCGTTGCATGACCAGTATTTTATAATCTGAAGGACCCTCTGTCCAGCAAAGAGTTTCCGGGAGGTATACTACTTTATATGGAATTTTCTTCTCTTCCATATGCTTTCTTAGTCTGATACACAATTCAAGGTCTTCCCCAACCGTTTTTGGATTAAATCCGCCAACTTCAATCACTCTTTTTCTTGGATACATCCCAAAAGCACCAGAAATAAGCATGAGTCCGTTGATCTCGCTCCAGGCCATCCTTCCCAGTAAAAATGCACGAATATATTCAACCACCTGGGTCATAGGAATCAATCTTGAGGGCAATCTCAATTCGGTTAGAATCCCATTTCTTATGATAGAATCATTTGCGATCCCAACACCTCCTCCGCAACCAATGATCTCTTTATCATCTTCTTCCAGGTAAGGGCGTACCATCTTAAGAATAGCATCCTGTTCTATAATACAGTCTACGTCTGTAAAAATTACCAGTTCTGTATTGGCGAAATTTACACCTGCATTAATGGCATCTGCTTTTCCCCCATTATTCTTATCGATTACAGTAAGCTGAGTATATTTTCGTTTTTTACTTCGGTAGATATATTTTACTGAAGCGGTTGGAATTGGCTGCGTAATGAAGGTAGCATCCTGTTGTTCAAGCTCAAATTCATCAATGAGCTTTTTCAGGGAATCATCTTTACTTCCATCATTAACCAGAATTAGCTCATAATAAGGATATTGAATAGAAAGTAATGACTTTACATTCTCAATAATGGTGAGACCCTCATTATACGCCGGCGCAATTACAGTGACCGAAGGAATATCTGTAGCACTTACAATATCTTCTGCTCTTAAAAATACAGATCGTTGCTTTGTTCTTTTAATTGATCTTCGCGCCAGTAGGATTCCTGTTAAATAGAGGGTTAATAGGCTGGCTCCATAGCCAATGAATAAGAAAACACTTATCCAATAGATATAGTAGCTTCCAAAAAAGCCCTCAGCACTATCCCACATTTAAGACTGATTTTGGATACTGCTGATAATAGAATTCCTGAACCTTTTCTTTATAGCCATTGTTCCATAATATCTCTGCGACACTAAGTTTAAGATCATCATTAGTACCATATAGTTGTTTTAGATAAAAATCAAGATCTATGTCTGAATTTTCAAAAATATAGTTTAATAACTGCCCTTGCTGTGTAGCATTTGGAATATCTTCATATAGCTCTTTGATATAGGCCATGGTAGATGAAGTTACGGCAAAAGTTTGAATGCAATAGATTGCCGTTTCGCGTACCTCGTAATCATCATGATTTAAATTATCAATAATATAACCAATTTCCCCATGCAATAAGTACTTCCTGATAATTCGCATCAAGAGTTTTTTACCAAACAATTTTTCAGTCTTATATGCCTTATGCAACCATTTTAATTCTGGTTTAGGATAACGATCGTAGAGTTTTTCAACAATCTTAATCTGTTGCCATAAGGTTACATTACGCTCCAGATAAGGCAAAAATCTGAGGCTCTCCCAGCCCATAAATACAACTAAAGCGATCTGGGCTTCTCTTCTTACATAAATGTTTCTGTCATTTCTATATTTGAAAATCTCCTCGAAATACTGTGACTGATTCATTTCATAGATCTCTCGAATTCCTCTAGCCTTTTTATACCAGTTCAAGCTTGAAATTTTCTTTACAGAAACTCCGTAGGGAGGAATTTGGGCATATAATTTCTGTAGCTTCGAAAAATTACTTCCCAGAATAGTACCCTGAGTACGAATCATGAGTCGTATGAGGAACTGGATGTTATTTTTATTCTCTGGTTTAATACCTACATTTCTAAGAATCCTTGTGATTTCATGTAAGCTTAATGGATTTTCAGGATCATTATATAAATAACGACTTACAATATCTGCAAAAGTATGTTCTATTTTGGTCAGCCTATAGGTTCTTCTGCTCCTATATATAAGGCTAATGGCAATAGATATCCAATAAATTACCAGAACCGAAAAAACGATACCTATAAAATAAAGTAGTACTGTTTCATTCATCGGTAGGCTTGTATAATAGCTTCGATTTCGTCAAGATCTATAGGCACTGCATAGAAGCCTGTAATACCTCGCAAAGCAAATATTTCCTGTTTAATCTTATCCTGGCCCATATTGGTCACAACTAGCAAATTTTTGTGAGGTATAACCTCCTGCACCTGAGCAACGAACTGAAGCGGGGCTATTCCTTCAAACAAAATATCTGTTATAATAAAATCGAAATTAGTCTGTTGATCTTCAATTGTAAGAGCGTCCAGCGATCTAATTGCCTTACAATGAAAGCCATTTAAGTTCACGAGTCTTTCAAGTATTTTTAGAATAACGATATCCTCTTGAATTACCAGGACCTTCCTCATTCGAAATTATTTACGTAGAAATATACTAAACCCATATGAAAATTAAGCACTTTATGGCTTATATTAGCGTTTTAGCCAGTTAAATATCTATTTTAGGTAAGAAAAAACTTTCGACAAGAATATGTAGAATTATTTATTTTTTGCATGATCAATTAAAACTTACGCAAGAATACTATAATTGGTTTTAATTTTTTAGAATTTATTTCCAATAAATTGGTAAGTAAAATTTATAGCTATTTTCCACACAATTTCCTTAAAGCTATTATATTGCATCCACTTTAGAACATTGAAATTTATAATTTGAAAATTACTTTAACCTACTTAATTCAAATCTTAAGTATCTAATAAATGTTCTATTGATTAAGCCCTATTTATGAAATTGAAAATTACATCCCCTTTATTAGCCTTATTTTTCATTTTATTTTCACTATCGGCCATTGCACAGGATGAAGAACTTACTACCGATGAATTATTTGTGAAAGCCAGGACTGCCGCTTTTGATGAAGACAACTATCCTAAGGCAATAGAATTAACCCTTAAAGCTTTAGATAAAAGTCCGGGCTATGCAGATGTTAGGATCTTCCTTGGAAGACTATATACCTGGACAGATAAGGTAGATAGTGCCAGAGCAGCTTTTAAACGTGTTCTGGAAGAAAACCCCGGGTACGAAGATGCCTCCCTTGCCTACGCCAGCCTGGAATACTGGAATGATAATTCAGAAAAAGCATTGGAAATTTTAAATGGTGGTATTGCTGCAAATCCAAAATCTGAAGATCTACTTTTGTTAAAAGCGAGGGTTTTAAAAGATCTTCAGCAATATTCTGAAGCTTCCAATACCTTAAACCAGCTTTTAAAAATAAATCCAAAACTTACCGAAGCTAGATCATTGGGAGAATCTATTCGTAATGTTTCAGCTAAAAACCAGGTAGGAGTTGATTATGAATTTGTTCATTTCGAAAACCGATTCGACGATCCGTGGCATCTCGTCAGTGTAGACTATTCCAGAAGTACAAAAATAGGGTCTATCATAGGAAGATTGAATTATGCTAACAGGTTTGCTTCTAATGGAACCCAGTTTGTTCTGGATGCTTACCCTAGCATTTCCGATACTTTTTACGCATATCTTAGTGGTGGAATTGCAAGCAGCGGTAGTATTTTCCCTAATTACAGGGTTGGTGCTTCTTTGTATGCCAACCTCCCTGCTGCCTTTGAAGGCGAAGTAGGTTTTAGAATGCTTAGTTTTGATGACCAAACCTGGATCTATACAGCCTCCGTTGGAAAATACATCAGTAATTTCTGGCTTAATGCCAGGACTTATTTAACACCCGGAGACCAAAATATATCTCATTCTTATGCTTTAAACGTGCGCTATTATATTGCCGGGGCAGATGACTTTTTAAGTTTTGGAGTAGGTACCGGTATTTCACCTGATGATAATACCAATAACATTTTAATTCAGGATCCGTATAAATTAAAATCGAGCAATATCTCGGTAGGTTATCGTATGTCTGTAAAAAGCACCAATGTATTTTTTATAAATGCAGAGCTGGAAGATCAGGAATATGCACCGGAAACGCGAGGTAACCAATTATCTGTGGGTATAGGATATTTCAAAAAATTCTAAGATGAGAAAAAATATCTTATTAGGAGTTCTACTATTACTATTAGCGACCCCACTAATTATGTGGATGATCTGGTTAATAACGCCAAACACAAAGTTGGTTATAGCCATAGTAGACAAGACAGTTCTTACTACCAGTGGGCAGGAACATATTTCTCTTAATTGGGTTCTCAATCACGAAAAATACACTAAAACCTCTAAAAAGCCTTATAAGGTGGCTCATGATTATTTCGGTTTTTTCCCGAAAGAGAATGAAAAATTTAGATTGCAGGGGCTGGAGCGCTTTTCGTCTTCAAAACTGGACCAGCTTAGCAATGATGCCGATATGGCCTATTTTACCGATACTTACGGCATTTATAACAATGAATGGTTCCAACAGGGCGATGATAAAGAACGGTCTGGAATCCTTTACGGTGGTTTGAGCGATGAGGATATTGAACTACTTCAGTTAATGAAAGAAAAGGGTAAATTGATCATTTCTGAATTCAATACCATTGGTTCTCCTACTGCCTATGAAAACCGATCTCGTTTTGAAGATATGTTTCAATTAAAGTGGACTGGTTGGACCGCAAGATATTTTGATAATCTAAATCTTAAAGAAAATAAAGAGATCCCTAACTGGCTGGTAAGAAATTATAAAAACACGCATAATGGGAAATGGCCTTTTAAGAAATCTGGAATCGCTTTTGTAAATAACAGGGATGAAGTAGTAATACTTGAAAATGAAACGCATCTTAATGTTGACGTGCCATATATTCTAACCAATCCAAAATTTCAAGAAGCGTATTCGCTTCCTGAAAGTATTAAATATCCTTTCTGGTTTGATATAGTTATACCTAATAAGAAAACAAATACTGTGGTCTCCAGTTTTAAGATCGATGCAAATTCAAGTGGACTTAAAGAATTGGAAAAATTTGGCATCCCTTCAAGTTTTCCCGCGGTAACGCAACATGTTGAGAATGACTATACCTTTTACTATTTTTCAGGTGATTTTGCAGATAATCAGGTTAAAATGACGAGTTCTTATTTTAGTGGTATAGGCTACTTTAAAGGTTTATTCTATGATGAAAGAAACACGATGGAACGCAGTAGTTTTTTCTGGAAATATTACAGGCCGTTACTTACCAATATTTTAAACAATTATTCCGAATCTATTAATTAACTAATTAGTTGATAGAGTACTTATTAATTATTGAGTCTGGCAGAATTCTCTTTCCCTTTCCTATTTCTGAATTTCTTCTTCTAAACTGATTAAATTCGCTTTTTAATTCTTCTACTTTTGCAGGATCATTCACTGGTTGCTCTTGAAAGTCTCGTGTTAGGCGATAAAGGTCATCCCCATTTAAATGGTATTCTCCCAGCACAAAATCTACAAGATCTGTCTTGGTTTGCATTAAAGGTATCTGATGGATGTTTTGAAAGTTTCTTGTAGTATCAAGTCCGCGTCCAACAAAACTGTTTACCTCCGGTGCGGGAATATCATAGTTATTCTCCAGAAAAGCGATTAAACTTGGTGCGATATCAAAATGAGAAGAAATAGATTTAAATTTAGAAGGACGATCTATTAATGGGGAATAAATGATCAATGGTACATGATAGCGATCAATTTTAGAAATCATGGGGATTTCAGGGATTCTGTGATCTCCGGTAATTAAAAAGATCGTATTCTCAAAATCGTCTTTTTGTTTATAAGATTCTATTAAACTTTTTATCGCATCATCAGTAAACAAAATACTGGTATATTGTTTTGTATAATTTCTGTACTCCTGCTTTTTGTTCTCAATAAAACCTAATTGAGTCATTCTATCATTAAATCTCTGAGTATATTTCTCAGTTTCAGCAATTATAAATGGATTATGAGTACTCACAGTCAATAAAACATCTAATCTAGGATCCTTACTTTTTCCCGGTGAATTATTTTCAAGGTAGTATCTAAAAAGTTCTTTATCACCATAACCCCAGGTAAAGCCGGAGGCCAAAGCAGGTATTTTTTTATAGGAAGCAGGAAAATCATCTTCATCAATAATTTGATCAATGCGATTTTTTCTAAGGTACATCCCCATTTTATCAAATTCTGAATTTCCTCCGTAATAAAAGGAGGTTTTATAGCCATTCTTTTTTAATAGATTTAAAAGAGATATTTGATCTGGCATCTTTTCTTGCATCTCTAAATAGCCATTTTCTGAAAATGGCAAAGAACCAAGTAAAGATGGTAGAACGGCAAAAGTACGCCCCCCGTTACTTAAAAAGTTTGGCCAGTAAAGACTTTTATTAGAAAGAGAATCCAGATAGGGCGTGAAATTACCTAAATTCGCACCTCTGTTAGTAAATGCTCTGCCCAGCCCTTCTACAAGAATAATTACGATATTAGGCTTATTCTCCTTCGTTTTAAAATATGGAGAAAGCACATCGCTTTTTATTTTTTTATGCAAAAATGGATAATTGGGATCATCCAGATATTCTATTGGCTCTGCAGTGGCATATTTTGAAAAGAATTCTCCAATATAACTTTCAGCATAGATATCGGTCTCAAATAAATCTGGATTTAAATAATCATAAGCTTCAGAATAGAAATGCTGAGATTTATTCTTAACAATATTGTTTTCAAAATCTGAACTTAGATTTGAAGCATTTAATTTTTCAGAAGCCCCAACTACTAAAAATCCAAGGGAAAATAAGATTAATCCAAATGAGGCAATACTTCCCGTACGCATTTTTCTGGGAAGGAATATAAGTGCACTTAGCAGGCCTGCAATTACTAATACAAATGTGATAACTGGTAGTAAGCTTAGGGTACCCGATGCTCCTACCGTTTGCATGATTTCATCCAGGGAATATCCAAAAAGATCACTTCCCAGCATTAAAAGACTGGTGTTGAAATAGAATATCAATACGAGTTGCGCCAGAAAGAAAACAATGCTAAAGACAATAAAAATAATCCTGGCAAGTCTTGGAATTAGAAAGTATAAGACAGAAAAAAGAAGATAAACAGGAAATAAGTATTTAAAAAACAATTTTAAATCTTCAAAGCAACTCCATAAATAAAGAGACAGAAAGTCACTCTTAACAGTATGATTTGCAAAAGCTAGGCCTACTTCCACTCCACTAAGAATAAAAAGAAAAATGAGAAAAATTAACGCCAGCCCGGTAAACTGCGTGGCCGATCCTTTTAGTTTAGAAAAGAAACCAATCTTATCTGAATTTGATTTAGAGGTCATGTTTGTTAGATATGAAGCTTATCTATCTTTAATTCAAGATTAGAGACCTACAAAAGAATGAAAAATAATTGATTAATTGAAAACTAGTGTACTATTAGGAACCAGAAAAGTTTTTGATATTAAAAAGCCGGAAATATATTTCCGGCTTTTTATTACTCATCCTGAAATATTTCCTCAATTTTCAACTTAAATAGTTTGGAAAATCGAAACGCCAGGGGTAAACTGGGATCAAATTTACCCTTTTCAATAGCGTTGATGGTCTGTCGGGAAACTCCGGTTTCATTTGCCAGTTGTGCCTGGGTCAAATTATGTTCGGCACGTAATACTTTAAGTCTGTTCTTCATTTGTATCGCGCATTTCCAATTAAAATAGCAGCCATATAACTTAATCCAATAAGTATAATTAGATGAGATATCTCTGCATCCTGAGCAATCACATTCGAAGTATCTAGCATGGAATAACTAATCCCTCCAACTAAAGCAATACCTAGAGCGATCCCCATGGCATCCATATGTATTTTTCTTTGAAGTTCATCCAGAGCCATTAAAAACCTGATATTAGACCATATCATTCCTCCTCCTGTAACAGTAGAAATTAAAATTGCCAGAACAGTCCAGGTATTGTTATAATCCCACAGGAATTTAGCTCCAAAAGTGGCTAAGGCAACGCTTAATGTCCAGGCAACAGTCCAGATAGCTAAATTTTTAACCTGCTTTTTCTGAGATTTACAGTGATTCATTTTTGCATCCATAAGTAAAATTAATTTGATTAATTGTAAAGTTTGTTTTACAAATATATATGTTTTTTTAAATATGTAAAGTTTTATTTACATATTACTTTAAGATTATTTCGATAATTAAAATATAATCTACTATAAATTAGAGATCTACAGAATATTATTTATAATTTTTCAATGCAAATCAATCCTATCCACCCACCCGAAATCAGCTGATTTCCCTACGTGTTTAAGAGCTTTTAACCCAGATTTGTCATTTCATTCACATCCAGTGCCTTCTAAGCCCCGTAAATTTCACGAACACCTATAAACCAATTAAATTATGATTATGAAAAAATTCAATTTAAAGATTACTCATTTGGGAATGGCTTTCTTATTCGCCTTCCTGTTGCCATCATGTTCAGATGATGACGATTTTATGCAGGAAGATGATATGCCCCAAATGGCAACCTGTGACGATGGAATGATGAACGGAGATGAAACCGGAGTAGATTGTGGAGGTTCCTGTGAGCCTTGTGAAGTTGAAGCCGGAAGAAGAGCAGAGCTTTATGTTACTAATAATGAAAATGGAAACATCAGTAAATACAGTGTCACTGGAGATTCTCTGGTAACTTTTACTACAGATGCTACTGCAGCTGAAGGTATTTATTACGATGCTGCCAACGATCTAGTGGTTCAGGCGTCCAGATCTGATCTTCGCCTGGATGCATACTCAGATATTAGTACATTAACTGAAGATGTTTCAGTTTCTCCTGCCTACAGTAGTTCAGCAGATCTTGAAAGTCCACGTGAATTAGCCGTAAATGGTTCAACTTATGTCGTTTCAGATAATGGCTCTAATAAATTTTACGTTTACTCAAGTGATGGAAATGGATTTTCTTTAATGAATACTGTTGAAGTTCCATTCCCGGTTTGGGGAATCACTTTTAAAGGAGAAGATCTTTATGCCGTGGTAGACTCCAGTAGTGATCTGGCAGTATTCTATGATTTTGAATCTAACTTAACAGATGGAATGATGACACCATCTAAGAGAGTTACCATTGAAGGAATCGTTAGAACTCATGGACTTACCTATGACGGAACTGACGATGTAATGGTATTAACCGATATTGGTGATGCGGGCAACGCAACTGATGACGGTGGTTTTCACGTTATTAACGATTTTGCATCAAAATTTGACGCATTGTCTGACGGTGATCTTCTAAGTCTGGATATGCAGACTCGTGTAGCCGGACCTTCTACCATGTTAGGAAATCCAATTGATGTAGCTTATGATTCTGAAGAAGATGCTGTTTATATTTCTGAGATAGGAAACGGAAAGGTCCTTGGTTATACCTCCATAGGTGATGGTGGTGATCTTGCTCCTTCTTACACGATGGATCTTGCTGCTGCCTCTTCTATCTATTTCTCAAGTGATGAGACCGATGGAAATACTGGTATGGCTACCGCAAATACTACAACTGAACTTTACGTTACAAATAATTCAGATGGAAATATTAGTGTTTACGATGCTAACGGGACCCTGATAAAAAATGTGATGACAGAATCTACAGCTTCTGAAGGAATTTTTTACTCCGCAATTAACGATGCGGTAATCCAGGCTTCCAGATCTGGAATGATGCTGGAATATTATGGTGATTTTTCGGGCGCTATGGATGGAGGTTCAGTAACCGCCAATTTCACCAGTGATGCTGATCTAATGAGCCCAAGAGAAATTGCAGTATTTGGTGACAAAGTAGTAGTTGCTGATAATGACATGCATATGTTCTATGTATATTCTTATGATGGTTCTTCGTTTACTTTAGAAAATACCTTAGATCCAGGATTTAATGTTTGGGGAATTACCTTTAAAGGTGGAGACCTTATAGCAGTAGTAGACGGATCTAGCGATATCGCCGTTTTTAATGATTTTCTTGATAATGACATGGACGGTTCTATCACTGCAGACAAAAGGATCACTGTGGAAGGAATCGTAAGAACTCACGGAATTGATTACAGTGAAGCTGATGATGTATTAGTCCTGACCGATATTGGAGATGCTGCTAATGCAACCACAGATGGCGGATTCCAGATCATCCAGGATTTCAGTGCTAAGCTGGATGCGGTATCAGACGGAGGTAGTTTTGCAATGAGCAATCAAACAAGGGTTTCTGGTTTAGCTACACTTTTGGGTAACCCTATTGATGTTGCATACGATCACAAAACCAATACGGTATTCATTTCTGAAGTTGGAAATAGTAAAGTACTTGCATTCTCTAATGCACTTGACTTAACAGGAAATATAGTACCAGATGTAAGCAATGATCTTGCAGCTGCATCTTCTCTTTATCTTTATAATAACTAAAAATTTCTAATTCAATACTAACCTTAAGCCCTGGGAATAACCTCAGGGCTTTTTTTTGCAATTTATTTTCACTGGTCACTAATCGCTGCGAAAACTAATATATCACT
Protein-coding regions in this window:
- a CDS encoding LTA synthase family protein produces the protein MTSKSNSDKIGFFSKLKGSATQFTGLALIFLIFLFILSGVEVGLAFANHTVKSDFLSLYLWSCFEDLKLFFKYLFPVYLLFSVLYFLIPRLARIIFIVFSIVFFLAQLVLIFYFNTSLLMLGSDLFGYSLDEIMQTVGASGTLSLLPVITFVLVIAGLLSALIFLPRKMRTGSIASFGLILFSLGFLVVGASEKLNASNLSSDFENNIVKNKSQHFYSEAYDYLNPDLFETDIYAESYIGEFFSKYATAEPIEYLDDPNYPFLHKKIKSDVLSPYFKTKENKPNIVIILVEGLGRAFTNRGANLGNFTPYLDSLSNKSLYWPNFLSNGGRTFAVLPSLLGSLPFSENGYLEMQEKMPDQISLLNLLKKNGYKTSFYYGGNSEFDKMGMYLRKNRIDQIIDEDDFPASYKKIPALASGFTWGYGDKELFRYYLENNSPGKSKDPRLDVLLTVSTHNPFIIAETEKYTQRFNDRMTQLGFIENKKQEYRNYTKQYTSILFTDDAIKSLIESYKQKDDFENTIFLITGDHRIPEIPMISKIDRYHVPLIIYSPLIDRPSKFKSISSHFDIAPSLIAFLENNYDIPAPEVNSFVGRGLDTTRNFQNIHQIPLMQTKTDLVDFVLGEYHLNGDDLYRLTRDFQEQPVNDPAKVEELKSEFNQFRRRNSEIGKGKRILPDSIINKYSIN
- a CDS encoding aldo/keto reductase, whose translation is MNLANIDGKTKLANGLQMPYLGLGVYKAESGKEINSAIKCALSAGYRLIDTAAFYANEEGVGKAIRESDIPREDIFVTSKIWIEDQGAQSTRKAFETSLKNLGMDYLDLYLIHWPVPGKYLESWKVMQELYEEGKLKAIGVSNCLIHQLEDIKKVGGVQPMVLQNEFHPKLIQQDVVNYCQENNIQYQAWSPLMRGEILDNALIKEIAEKYKKSIAQIVLRWDLHKGVATIPKSVHKNRIIENAAIFDFELTEDELKSIDSLEDNTRTGAHPDHFMEHFS
- a CDS encoding alpha/beta fold hydrolase translates to MNFRNIIIILFPLFLFSQTKGTVPTEYGEIAYQKFGSGDPVLIINGGPGMNSNGFAPLAEMISGNNTTIIYDQRGTGKSVLKELNASNISIDLMVEDIETLRKNLGYDQWIILGHSFGGMLAYAYAAKYPAKVKAMIQSHSGGMSLRNVGSFNVMNRLTEAESDSLVHYFAMMQTTPGNPRFEKKRAYFMAKAYLNGDEHEEAIAERLMQVNRDLNRLIWDQMRLDNFDKTAEMKNFQNKVLILHGLQDVVPVAVAEKAHQILPNSQLIKMEDCGHYGWLDQPEII
- a CDS encoding YaiO family outer membrane beta-barrel protein, which codes for MKLKITSPLLALFFILFSLSAIAQDEELTTDELFVKARTAAFDEDNYPKAIELTLKALDKSPGYADVRIFLGRLYTWTDKVDSARAAFKRVLEENPGYEDASLAYASLEYWNDNSEKALEILNGGIAANPKSEDLLLLKARVLKDLQQYSEASNTLNQLLKINPKLTEARSLGESIRNVSAKNQVGVDYEFVHFENRFDDPWHLVSVDYSRSTKIGSIIGRLNYANRFASNGTQFVLDAYPSISDTFYAYLSGGIASSGSIFPNYRVGASLYANLPAAFEGEVGFRMLSFDDQTWIYTASVGKYISNFWLNARTYLTPGDQNISHSYALNVRYYIAGADDFLSFGVGTGISPDDNTNNILIQDPYKLKSSNISVGYRMSVKSTNVFFINAELEDQEYAPETRGNQLSVGIGYFKKF
- a CDS encoding glycosyltransferase, which gives rise to MWDSAEGFFGSYYIYWISVFLFIGYGASLLTLYLTGILLARRSIKRTKQRSVFLRAEDIVSATDIPSVTVIAPAYNEGLTIIENVKSLLSIQYPYYELILVNDGSKDDSLKKLIDEFELEQQDATFITQPIPTASVKYIYRSKKRKYTQLTVIDKNNGGKADAINAGVNFANTELVIFTDVDCIIEQDAILKMVRPYLEEDDKEIIGCGGGVGIANDSIIRNGILTELRLPSRLIPMTQVVEYIRAFLLGRMAWSEINGLMLISGAFGMYPRKRVIEVGGFNPKTVGEDLELCIRLRKHMEEKKIPYKVVYLPETLCWTEGPSDYKILVMQRDRWARGLWETMSLHKDLLFNKKYRKMGFLYYPYWLIFEFGAPIVEFMGVICMIAFTFFGWINWSFAILLFFAAYLVGCVFSTIAIFMYIKSFNHYTRPKQIVELLLAAYLEPFLYHPILLFGQIKGYYKKLFDITSGWGNMTRKGFKVSKSQQS
- a CDS encoding response regulator; the protein is MRKVLVIQEDIVILKILERLVNLNGFHCKAIRSLDALTIEDQQTNFDFIITDILFEGIAPLQFVAQVQEVIPHKNLLVVTNMGQDKIKQEIFALRGITGFYAVPIDLDEIEAIIQAYR